In a genomic window of Paracoccaceae bacterium:
- the tsaD gene encoding tRNA (adenosine(37)-N6)-threonylcarbamoyltransferase complex transferase subunit TsaD codes for MAHSFTVLGLESSCDDTAAALLRCDAKGKATILSSIVHGQSSLHARFGGVVPEIAARAHAEMLDFCVEEALSEANVSLNDINAIAVTAGPGLIGGVVSGVMCAKGLSMATGAPLYGINHLAGHALTPRMTDDVAYPYLMLLVSGGHCQFLIVHGPHHFERLGGTIDDAPGEAFDKVARLVGLPQPGGPSVEQESLQGDATIYSLPRPLLDRPGCDLSFSGLKTAVLRTRNKIMEEHGGLPRQARSDLCAGFQAAVVDVLAEKTERALELYLQSKPTRPALCVAGGVAANSAIRSRLEIVSQQLGSEFIAPPLVLCTDNAAMIAFAALEQMGSREADDLTLSARPRWPLDEKSPAMLGSGKKGAKA; via the coding sequence TTGGCACATTCATTTACAGTTCTTGGTTTGGAAAGCAGCTGCGATGATACTGCCGCGGCGCTTTTGCGGTGCGATGCGAAAGGCAAGGCGACGATTCTGTCGAGCATTGTGCATGGTCAATCAAGCCTGCATGCCCGGTTTGGCGGCGTCGTGCCGGAGATTGCCGCGCGTGCGCATGCTGAAATGCTTGATTTCTGCGTTGAAGAGGCTTTGAGCGAGGCCAACGTCTCTTTGAACGACATCAATGCCATCGCCGTGACGGCAGGTCCGGGACTTATCGGTGGGGTTGTGTCTGGCGTGATGTGCGCCAAAGGATTATCCATGGCTACAGGCGCGCCGCTTTACGGAATAAACCACCTCGCCGGTCACGCTCTGACCCCGCGCATGACAGATGACGTTGCGTATCCCTACTTAATGCTCTTGGTGTCAGGTGGGCATTGCCAGTTCCTGATCGTTCATGGGCCGCATCATTTCGAACGTTTGGGCGGCACCATTGACGATGCGCCCGGGGAAGCTTTTGACAAAGTCGCAAGGCTTGTGGGTTTACCACAACCCGGTGGGCCCTCTGTGGAGCAGGAATCGCTGCAAGGTGATGCGACGATTTACAGTTTGCCGCGGCCCCTTTTGGATAGGCCGGGTTGTGATCTGTCCTTTTCCGGGCTGAAAACAGCCGTATTGCGCACGCGCAACAAGATCATGGAAGAGCACGGCGGTCTTCCGCGACAGGCACGCTCAGATCTTTGTGCCGGGTTTCAGGCCGCAGTCGTCGACGTTCTTGCGGAAAAAACGGAGCGCGCCTTGGAGCTTTATTTGCAGAGCAAACCAACAAGACCCGCTTTATGTGTGGCAGGTGGCGTGGCTGCAAACAGCGCCATTCGGTCTAGGTTAGAGATTGTTTCACAGCAGTTGGGATCAGAGTTCATTGCGCCACCTCTCGTGCTTTGTACCGACAATGCAGCAATGATCGCCTTTGCAGCGCTGGAACAAATGGGGAGTCGCGAGGCGGACGATCTGACGCTTTCGGCACGGCCCCGATGGCCATTGGATGAAAAAAGCCCGGCAATGCTTGGCAGCGGCAAGAAAGGCGCCAAGGCGTGA